A single region of the Ornithorhynchus anatinus isolate Pmale09 chromosome 6, mOrnAna1.pri.v4, whole genome shotgun sequence genome encodes:
- the PRICKLE3 gene encoding prickle planar cell polarity protein 3, whose amino-acid sequence MFTRGSRRRRSSRGAAEAEDPDRGQPCNACGDQCPGFLLHGWRKICQHCKCPREDHAVSGVPVNLERMMCRLISDFQRHSISDDDSGCASEEYAWVPPGLKPEQVYQFFSCLPEDKVPYVNSPGEKYRIKQLLHQLPPHDSEAQYCNSLEEEEKRELRLFSQQRKRENLGRGTVRLFPVTITGAICEQCGKQIRGGDIAVFASRAGHGACWHPQCFVCSSCQELLVDLIYFYQGGKIYCGRHHAERLKPRCQACDEIIFAAECTEAEGRHWHMRHFCCFECEEALGGQRYIMRESRPHCCPCYEARHAEYCDSCGEHIGIDQGQMTYEGQHWHASDRCFSCSRCRRPLLGLPFLPKQGQIFCSRACSLGEEPGASDSADSALHGPRPPPRDPRDARQLGRSVSFSGAEGGPPVLPARRSWSGSPAAGSPVRPGPHRPGDPSCWGQRRRTETPGPAAPGPAAPGGSVSGAGQGAGAGPVRGSGSGGSPRLPHGPEAPSRFHRGGPHRHSMPELGLRSGEDAGRTPATAPEPFARQAAPRVSFRDPLVSDCGDGDGDGASGPPRRRPRSPPPRPERGTRRPRPRRTARHSRSHRGWDSSSSAASSSSSSSSDSGEEGYFLGEPIPLPPHLRPRPGPAAPQEEEEEGGKAVRAGLGRAGREKNCSVA is encoded by the exons ATGTTCACGCGGGGATCACGGAGGCGCCGCTCGAGCCGTGGG GCGGCCGAGGCCGAGGATCCCGACCGAGGGCAGCCGTGCAACGCCTGCGGGGACCAGTGCCCCGGATTCCTGCTGCACGGATGGAG GAAGATCTGCCAGCACTGCAAGTGTCCCCGGGAAGACCACGCGGTGAGCGGCGTGCCCGTGAACCTGGAGCGCATGATGTGCCGGCTCATCTCGGACTTCCAGCGCCACTCCATCTCCGACGACGACTCGGGCTGTGCCTCGGAGGAGTACGCCTGGGTGCCCCCGGGCCTCAAGCCGGAGCAG GTGTACCAGTTCTTCAGCTGCCTCCCTGAGGACAAGGTGCCCTACGTGAACAGCCCTGGGGAGAAGTACCGCATCAAACAGCTGCTGCATCAACTGCCCCCCCATGACAGTGAG GCCCAGTACTGCAActctttggaggaggaggagaagcgggagcTGCGACTCTTCAgccagcagagaaagagagagaatctggGCCGGGGCACGGTCCGACTCTTCCCCGTCACCATCACTGGGGCCATCTGTGAACAG tgCGGGAAGCAGATCCGAGGCGGGGACATCGCCGTGTTCGCCAGCCGGGCAGGGCACGGGGCTTGCTGGCATCCCCAGTGCTTCGTGTGCAGCAGCTGCCAGGAGCTGCTCGTGGACCTCATCTACTTCTACCAGGGGGGCAAGATCTACTGTGGCCGCCACCACGCCGAACGCCTCAAGCCGCGCTGCCAGGCCTGCGACGAG ATCATCTTCGCGGCCGAGTGCACGGAGGCCGAGGGCCGCCACTGGCACATGCGTCACTTCTGCTGCTTCGAGTGCGAGGAGGCACTGGGCGGGCAGCGCTACATCATGCGGGAGAGCCGGCCGCACTGCTGCCCCTGCTACGAGGCGCGACACGCAGAGTACTGCGACAGCTGCGGGGAACACATAG GCATCGACCAGGGCCAGATGACTTACGAGGGTCAGCACTGGCACGCCTCGGACCGCTGCTTCAGCTGCAGCCGCTGCCGCCGGCCGCTCCTGGGCCTGCCCTTCCTGCCCAAGCAGGGGCAGATCTTCTGCTCCCGCGCCTGCAGCCTGGGCGAGGAGCCCGGGGCCTCCGACTCGGCCGACTCGGCCCTGCacgggccccgcccgccgccccgggacccccgggacgccCGGCAGCTGGGTCGCTCGGTCTCCTTcagcggggcggagggcggcccgCCGGTCCTTCCCGCACGCCGCAGCTGGAGCGGGAGCCCTGCGGCCGGCTCTCCCGTCCGGCCGGGCCCGCACCGGCCCGGGGACCCGTCCTGCTGGGGCCAGCGTCGGAGGACCGAGAccccgggccccgcggcccccggtcCCGCGGCCCCGGGCGGCTCCGTCtctggggcggggcagggggccggtGCGGGGCCGGTGCGGGGTTCGGGGTCGGGCGGCTCCCCGCGGCTCCCGCACGGCCCCGAGGCGCCGTCCCGCTTCCACCGCGGCGGGCCCCACCGCCACTCCATGCCAGAGCTGGggctgaggagcggggaggaTGCGGGACGgacccccgccaccgcccccgaGCCCTTCGCCCGCCAAGCCGCCCCCCGGGTCAGCTTCCGGGACCCGCTCGTGTCAGACTGCGGGGACGGGGATGGCGACGGGGCCTCGGGTCCCCCGCGGCGgcggccccgcagccccccgccccgccccgagcgCGGCACCcgcaggccccggccccgccgcacgGCCCGCCACTCCCGCTCGCACCGCGGCTGGGATtcgtcctcctccgccgcctcctcctcctcctcctcctcttcggacTCAGGCGAGGAGGGCTACTTCTTGGGCGAGCCCATCCCGCTGCCCCCGCACCTGCGCCCCCGCCCGGGTCCCGCAGccccgcaggaggaggaggaggagggcgggaaggcggtgcgggccgggctgggccgggcgggccgggagaaGAACTGCAGCGTGGCCTGA